From a region of the Cognatiyoonia koreensis genome:
- a CDS encoding Yip1 family protein produces MTLNALIQLIFQSFTNPRDIAQALTSWQFSRNALWSAFAIVAIISGILNFAMGGFVGEDPLAAAMLQTPMLATMIVAVTNIVMVFCLHFVGQMLGGKGEFSDTLLVVIWLQVVGIPVQLLQLLMLIAAPGLYTAVVLAGGIIVFYVTLHFIDVLHRYNSLWAAFGTVVISGLGVAIGFAMIIAVIGGAAVQSGAI; encoded by the coding sequence ATGACACTCAACGCCCTGATACAGCTGATTTTTCAGTCATTCACGAACCCGCGTGATATCGCACAGGCGCTGACGTCATGGCAGTTTAGTCGCAACGCCTTGTGGTCGGCGTTTGCGATTGTTGCGATCATTTCGGGAATCCTGAATTTCGCGATGGGCGGGTTCGTCGGGGAAGACCCGCTTGCGGCCGCGATGCTTCAGACACCGATGCTTGCGACGATGATTGTCGCGGTGACGAATATCGTGATGGTGTTCTGCCTGCACTTTGTCGGGCAAATGCTTGGTGGCAAAGGGGAATTCTCGGATACGCTGCTGGTCGTGATCTGGCTGCAGGTCGTCGGCATTCCGGTGCAACTGCTACAGCTGCTGATGCTGATTGCCGCACCCGGGCTTTATACCGCCGTTGTACTGGCCGGTGGCATCATCGTGTTCTATGTCACACTGCACTTCATTGACGTGCTGCACCGCTACAATAGTCTTTGGGCCGCCTTTGGCACCGTTGTCATCAGCGGCCTTGGGGTGGCAATCGGGTTTGCCATGATCATCGCCGTCATCGGTGGTGCCGCCGTCCAGTCAGGAGCCATTTGA